A genomic window from Betta splendens chromosome 17, fBetSpl5.4, whole genome shotgun sequence includes:
- the LOC114844463 gene encoding uncharacterized protein DDB_G0290587-like, which yields MKKQILFVTLVWALCSTGPAATQTVTTAQTTRTTTATPAAAQTTRTTTATPAAAQTTRTTTPTPAAAQTTRTTTPTPAAAQTTATAAPNTTTTADGTTGTTTTVASTLTTFSTTTQPPVNPPQTTPTNVGNPAAFYKRTPCFNPKNRLLVQQQEQLFAEQQLLTRQQQLLSQQEQVLIQLEQQLFGQLQLLVEQLQQQLFAQRDLPFQQQLQCYEQQNGLFQQQQELFIQQQLLVEQQQLLAVQQQLVAQQQEQVSAQQQMLYQQHQAFCNRPVRPF from the exons ATGAAGAAGCAGATCCTCTTTGTGACTCTGGTCTGGGCTCTCTGCAGTACAG GTCCAGCAGCAACTCAAACCGTAACCACTGCTCAAACCACAAGAACGACCACtgcaactccagcagcagctcaaaccacAAGAACGACCACtgcaactccagcagcagctcaaaccacAAGAACGACCACtccaactccagcagcagctcaaaccacAAGAACGACCACtccaactccagcagcagctcaaacaactGCAACCGCTGCTCcaaacacaaccacaactgctgATGGAACCACAGGAACAACCACAACCGTTGCTTCAACCTTGACCACCTTTTCTACTACCACTCAGCCACCAGTTAATCCTCCTCAAACAACACCAACAAATGTTGGCAATCCAGCTGCTTTTTATAAACGGACTCCATGCTTCAACCCAAAAAATCGTTTGCTTGTCCAGCAACAGGAGCAGTTGTTTGCAGAGCAACAACTGCTGACCCGACAGCAGCAGTTGCTCTCCCAACAGGAACAAGTGCTGATCCAACTAGAGCAACAGTTGTTTGGACAGCTACAACTCCTGGTTGAGCAACTACAACAACAGTTATTTGCACAGCGTGACCTGCCGTTCCAGCAACAGCTGCAGTGCTACGAACAACAAAATGGCCTGTTCCAGCAACAGCAAGAGTTGTTTATACAGCAACAACTCCTggtcgagcagcagcagctgttggccGTACAGCAGCAACTGGTGGCCCAGCAACAGGAACAGGTGTCTGCACAGCAACAAATGCTgtaccagcagcaccaggcctTCTGCAACCGACCAGTTCGACCATTCTAA